The nucleotide window GACCTTTTGTTTCACTTACTGGGGACAGGATGGCTATACAAAGGAGGTAACAGGTTCGCAGGGGGTACGCGTTCTCGTTGCTACGAGAGCAAAACGCAACCCAGACACTAGTAGTAAACTTGACAGAGCATATTTCAAGAGTTTCTTGGATGTAAGTTCATTTAATTACTAATTTTAATTACCaattttaattactaatttttcttctAAAATTCTTGTTGTTTATTGCTTTCAATTATCGGATGCTTGATATGCAGAGAAAtcgcttcttttttttttggtgaAGGTTCTAAATCACCCTCAAAAAACTGGGAGGTTCAATTTTACAACACAATTTCCTTTTTACAAAGAAGTTCATTACAAACCAGATTTTAGAAGCAAGAAACTGGGAAAACCAGTTGTCTTCGACATGGATATGAGTGCTGGAGATTTTCTTGCTCTATTCTACCTTCTTAAATTACCTGTAGAAGTGATCAACCTCAAGGCAAGTGATGTTTCTCATTTTCTATCTAAAATTAGATGCATGGTAAACTTGGAAACTAAGCTATTCtgcttcattcacaaggcaaaaCATTAAATTGAATTTGCCACCTGTTGCTGTTTTCCTCCAGGCTATTATTGTGAGTCCAACCGGCTGGGCGAATGCTGCAACTATCGATGTAGTTTATGATTTACTGCATATGATGGGTCGTGATGATATTCCAGTTGGTCTTGGAGATGTATTTGCAATCAACCAATCTGATTCAATTTTCTCTGCTGTTGGAGACTGCAAGTATGTTAAGGCCATCCCACATGGAAGTGGTGGATTTTTGGATTCAGACACCCTATATGGGCTTGCTCGAAATCTGCCACGAAGCCCCAGAAGGTACAATTTTGTTGGTGGTGGATATTGTTCGTGATATTCTGTTTGCTGCTTGAATAGTGTAGTACTCAAAATTTGTTTTTTATTGTCAAGGTATACTGCAGAAAACTCTGCAAAATTTGGAGCTCCTCGCGACACAGATCACCCTGAACTTAGACAGCCTCTAGCACTCGAAATTTGGGATTCCGTAGTGCAAAAATTGGAACCAGGATCTAAGATTAGCATATTAACCAATGGACCATTGACTAATTTAGCAAAGATTATCCTGTCAAGGAAAAATTCAAGCTCTGTGATTCAGGTCAGTGGACTTGTCAGTTCAGGAACAAAACATTCTGTTAAGACTTCCTGGTGAAGATATCATCTGCAAATTGTGCACACATAGCTACATTGCAGTGAAGTTTAGATATAACACATTAAAGTGGTTTCAATTTTCATTGCAGGATGTGTCTGTTGTTGGAGGACACATTAGCCATAGCAATTTGGACGAGGGAAATGTCTTGACAATCCATTCTAATGAATATACAGAAATGAACATTTATCTTGACCCCTTGGCAGCAAAGATAGTTTTTGAGTCATCCCTGGACATTACACTCATTCCACTCGACGCCCAACGCAAAACAAGTTCATTCTCCAAGATCCTACAAAAGCTGCGAAAGACGAACAGGACCCCTGAGGCATTGTTTGCCCTCCGTTTGCTGTCAAGGCTTTACCGGTTGCAACAAACTCACCACAGATACCATCacatggtaaaaaaaaaaatctgataaCTAGCCTGATGTTCTTTCAGTACTATACCATGAAATAGTATAATTCCAAAAGAAAAATCTCAACTGCTTTATCATTAATTACTATCTTGGTTCTTGGCTTTCCTGCTTGCTGTTTTTGCTGATATTACTGAACGATGTTATTCTGCAGGATACATTCTTGGGGGAAATTCTTGGTGCAGTGGTCTTGGCTGGGGATCCTTTGCTGAATCCTATCTTGCAAATCAAGCCCATTAAGGTCCTAGCTGAAGGTGTTGAATCCAAAGATGGACAAATTGTGGTGGATGAAAAACAAGGAAAATTGGTGAAAATATTGGAAAGTGTAGACCCTGTAGTATATTATGATGTTTTTACAATGCAATTGGGAGTTAAGAACCAATCCGCTGTCGTAGGAAGCTTCGAGGAGCAAAGGAGAATGTGGAGTTCACAACCAAATTCTTGAAATCATAGTAATGGATTGGACTAATTATTCTTATAGCAGAAAGTTACTCGATTTCCTGGTAAGATACAGAAGTTTCATTCTTATCACTAGAAAAAGAAATAGCTTAGGAAACATGAAGACATACCATTGAAAAGTTACTTCTTTGATTCTCTTGTTGGAATTAAATTGTCTGCAATCCCACAGTTCAAGTTAGAAATGTACGACCTGTAAACACTACAAAAATATGAAGATGTTCATGACTGGCTTTGATTTTTATTATCACTAAGTCACTAAACTTTATGATTATTTCATTAAAGTCATTCAACTTCAATTTGAGCATCATTAAAGTTATTATGACCGGAGACTTATGCCAGTCCCAAACTAGCAAGATGGTTCAAAATCAAGCTTGCCAAACTCTCAACATGATTAATAAAAGCAAAAATGATGACATCTTCAGAAATGTGGGTCAGCACCAGGAAATTGCTCACATCAAAAACAATATTAACTTGTTGGGTGCGTGTTATAAGCTGGAACTTATATTAAATGtatcataaaattttttataattatttaattaaagttttttaAATGCATTGATTAGTATACTCtattttataattaatgaaaGACTAAAGTATCATCCTTATTTGAGAGAAAagcttttttaaataaaataagattTTTGAAGATTTTAAAATCTCTCATATCATCACTTTTTTAAATACTAAATTAGTGAATTGAAAAATTTTACTACCTTATCTTATATTACCTTATAAAACCTTCTCTTACTCCATTCAAACAAATTGTTAAATTGAGATTTTTCTCATGCTGTCATATCTATAGAGTGTAGTGTATGTTCACACTACACTAGACCTACATGGGTAATATTTAACTGAATTTAACAacactcattcaatttaaaattttaaaataaaaaaaaaggaaatttagtAATATAAAGTAAGAAAAAGCACCTAATAATATAAAGAAAAAGTCTATTCCTGTTACTAAATTTAGTGTGCGTGTGTTTTATCTGttcgaaagaaaaaaaaaagtaaaaaaaaaaaggtgatctTTTAAAAATATGGCAATGTTGTTTCTGATGAGGGACTAAcccacagttttttttttttttttctaataagttGATGAGATTCTCTCTTCCATTAGCTTTCCCACAATTGTTTTTTCTCAATAAAACCATGGTGGAAACAATGATTTCTATTGATCTCAGTTAACATAATTGGtacacttcaaattaatttttgatcaatttttaattttattattgttaattcaATGATTAGGAGAACAATTATTCTCTTCTATTGATCAATTCTTTTTCAATTTAAAcgcatgtcacgacccaaccaatgggccggaccgacactaggacctgggccaacctaaagcccccgaggcccgtagtaagcctaactattcattaattcaactctaaagcccatttgggcccaatttcaagaaatcaaccggacagagtccgaccataaagtgaacctttcaacggggagtttttgaatcacccgacctgtaaacaaaataaatcatcaattggggagctcagcttaccctccacatactcacatcaacataaagataaatgggagctcagctctctcatccagtccatcaaacatgcatataataattttacaggtccacataacaatttatattacaaacccgaatcatttaaatacttctaacacatgcggaaattctaggagtaaataaaattacacaattattgataaacaacctgcgaaggagaaaagcaggttaaccacaataaaatcctcctgtagcctgaaaaaaattattgaataggagtgagcgttcgactcagagagtaaaatatcaattttaaccataatctctataactatctaaaactaatgcaccatgtagagtgaaatgcaacatcagcaataacttcacatcataacagcaaaaaggtaatttggagcactcacacacccagtaataccaatcataatatatgggagctgatcccctatacagctctcttaaatccaacctggtgccagcgaagaactcaagctggactttcgctcaATATACCAAATCGGggctcccagcgaagaactcaagccgtgactaccccgaaggatcgggtctcagtgaagatctcaagccgtgactacccgtcctatccatagtccacaccacatcacacgcacgccaacgcacgcacactgcttcaaattaccacaacaacattcatggcactttcacagttattaatgcaacataaatcgtgcctagagtttatctacatagatatatgcatataagtgatgcatgggcatgcttgaacatataataatatcgaaattacaattaaaattaatattttactcacagacttgataaCGGTCACTctggcagctgggcggaggaagaaggctgtccctgcttacctgacaattacattacaattatttaatacaattgactcaatacaaatcatgaaaagaccaaatacgtcctaagctgtgcctaaaatccggcagagtcttccctatacctaggacctacccaacctataaaaggactcaaaacacacttctatattcacaatccatatatctacaactcaatcacatcacacagcccctcctgggcccatcaaatcagtcacccatcacaatatgtaaaattttaatttagtccttataattgatcatttttgtaaaaactgcccaaataagctctaaaaattctaaaactttaccctaccgtccttagcaatattactaggctattgcaaaaagaatcataattttctgagctaccacgaatattttatgaatttttttaatcctatttaagaactagaaaattacgaaaaaattaggttcgggtttacctttgccgattccgacttcggggacgcgctcgggacgtctgacaatggggggggggggtagccaaaacctcgatccaattcggagactttttcgaatGGCAGTTCGGCCAAAATTCACTGCACtgacaatcgccgaatttccgcgaattgaggatacctatacgaagcccacaatacgggggtttgtataaaatttttacgaaattttctaagctcatttaatgctcggaaaaacactgtgaagttccgtgggacccaccgaaaaacagtgtcggaaaattttgaactttatatccccgcgaagctctcgacgagtggagcgctctggtactctcggtttcctcgtggggcttacggtttgtgagaaatctagcccaaaagtcaaaatgggctaaaacttcctgggcaaaaattggataaaccgctgatgcatgcattttatatcatcatttaggagtaatttttgcacataatttacccttattcatagctattattttagatattaatatatatttagtcaattttacaattttcacatctcttagtttaatttttggaatttatttgttttgtaggttaaatctggagaaatttgatgtattttgatcagagtagccatttgaaggagattaaaatcgaattgcaaaaatttttaagttgagaaaaaaaaaaaaaaaattggccgAAAGCGAcccaacccgcgacacaacttaCTTATGTCGTTTTCTTGGAAAataattgacgtggcatttccgttactctacttttacctcactttctctagatccttcccccttttacccattctagaacaatcccttagcctatataaagacccattttatcactttcttgggatatagagagcatagagagcaagggaggcatttttagaaagatagaaagagagcaagggaggcatttttagaaagatagaaagagggaaagggaggagcatcttctgcatcttcttccagcagcagcaaggatcaagtttacgcacttttctgcagagatcctgctgcaaatttcttgggtttttctacccttttagcttacatttccattatttcttcatttcttcatttgggtttgtctttaaacaatgatttgtgagtagttgattgagattctagagatgggtttgtaaatattgatttgttttgtggttttgaactgatttagccatttaaatgaagattgttatattttgatttattgcttgtgtgcttatttccttgcttgatgaatgggccctcattaagttaagttttaatccttaatagatggactgaaaagtgaatattggggatggataatcttgcaataaactttattttcttggtgttagaaataagctaagaagattaaggggaactttccaaaaatcaattagagcattaattgggttttgttagatttgaaataccgtgaaaatgtggtttgatttaatgaaaaccaattttgagatgcttgaaaaaggtttcaaaaatttaagaattgatttccctcaaaattgcaattctcatgtgtttggctaaattagggaaaaaccacatgcaaacaatattgaaaatccaatctctagaatcaatttatttttcattgaaattagatataaatcctccaaacctcataaatagcaatttaaatttaaatccaatttaaatccaatttctataatcactttatttttatttagatttaatttagatttaatttctctcaatttcataaatagatatttcaaattaatttttgggtaatctagtttaattaattttagttaattgattgatctagttttaattcctcaaataccaattttaattccaaatttcattttacatctttaatttttgtcttaattttaatttttagattttatttttaatatcttttaatttttgtcattctaatttgcttatacttttatttccaatttaagcacaattccctgtgggatcgatatcaatttttaaaactatactcatgaccgtgcacttgcggacaccgtatcaagtttttggcgccgttgccggggaattgtttgtttttaagttggattttaattgttttaagctaattagaatttttattttcttttattttcactattgttccttgtgtttttcaggtacttttcttgtttatgagacgatcgaaaagcacaagtgatctCAATTGTTGTTCAACCGAGAATTGAAAAATTcacgagccaacaaaaaggagtacaagagaagaaaagaagcagaaaaagaagaacaacaaatatttgagcaagaggagacaatagaaaatatggacaaacaaaatagagctattggaggAAACAATGGAGCAAATGAGCAAAACGCCCAAAAATCTGTggataatcaaaatgatcctcaaagaagatccaagatagactatgcttttcctagatgtactgatgtgagagataatgcacctattattggagctaatcaatttgaattaaaatcggtcttattcaaatggttcagaattcacaatttggaggtagcccacttgaaaatcctcattctcatttgaagaaatttttgatgatatgtggtacacaaagacaaccCGAGTTTCgatgaagttattcggctcacattatttccattttctcttcgggattcagcattggagtggtatgactcactcccacaagctattatagctacttgggagcagctatctcaagcttttctatctcaatttttcccacctgggaaaactactcatttgaggaatttgatggtagcttttaaaccaagagatgatgaaactttgtatgaatcttggatgagatttaaggagcttgaaaggcaatgtcctcatcatgaaatacccaaatggatgattgttgaatttctacactgagttactccaccataagaaacacaattgattcacaagcaggaggagatttcatgagaatgacaagtgaagaatgctatgatctattagagaagattgctcataatacccatttatggggaaatcctagagcacttgagccaaagaaagctgggatatatgaacttgactcagttaactacatgaatgcaaaatttgatcagttgactcagcttcttagtgatttttgcacaaaggcaacaacctcaactcctacaactatgcaacaagttgccttcacaaatggaactcaaagttgtggagttgattactcttcttatggtgatgattatttgcaagagcaagctgcttatgcaggaggttatcaacaaaaacctatgggaaattcttattctaatatgaacaactcaacatggagaccacaagcaacttttgctcaacaaggccaaagctcaaattatgctcataaccagcagtttatgcagcagaacaagcctcaatttcagcctcaatttcagcccacaaggcaaccaccacctggatatcaagcaagagcacaacaatcccttccacctcatgaaccaaAGCCAACCTTGgagagcatgatggagaaattttttgctgaacaaagcaagatgaataacaaattggaggaagaaatgcaacacatgagacaaaccatggatcaattacaagtccacaaccgcatgttggagactcaattggcgcaacaagcaagctcatcaggaagcaattcctatgggaaactacctagccaaccacaaaaccctcatgaacaatgtaagttggtgaccttgagaagtggtaaaaaagttggtcaagagagtgaaaacaagagagaagaaaaagagagcacaaaagaagaaaactcagttgagagcaagaaaaatgaaaaagaagaagaaagcaaaagtgagcaagatgagggagagaaaccatacatcccacctgaaccttacaagcccacccttccctaccctcaaagattcattaagcacaagctagacaaacaatttggcaaattccttgaagtgctaaagaagttgtatatcaatgtgccattcactgaggcactatctcaaatgccaagttatgccaaatttttaaaggagattctttccaacaagagaaggctagaagattatgacaccatcaacttgggagagcaatgcagtgctataattcagaagaagttacctcccaaactcaaagatccgggtgtgttttccattccttgtcatattggtgataattgtgtggcaaatgccttatgtgaccttggagctagtgtcagcctaatgccactttcaatatatgagaagttgaatatgggagagttgaagcccacaaacatgtatctttcgaCTGCTCAATTAAATatccggaaggcattcttgaaaatgtgcctatcaaggttgggaaattctacattcggtggactttgtcattttagatatggaagaagacacaaaagttcctatcttattgggaagaccctttttggcaacagctggtgcattaattgatgtgaagggtgagcaattgacacttagagtgggagatgatcaaatgatattcaacatcaatccagccatgaaaaggaaacatgaagaagttgagtcttgtttgcgtagacattattgatgagattgttcaagagcatttcagaaaaagctatccacaagacccacttgaaaattgcttagtccatggtgggagcattgatgatgataatcacaacatggctacttttgcacaacacttagacagctctccaccacatcctgacgccacaatttttcaacttgaaggagtgcaaaatttggagatcaaaccaccatcattaaaggtagaggatgctccaaaggtagatcttaaacctcttccttccaacctcaggtatgcttttcttggacccaatgaaacatatcctgttataattaatgcatctttgactaatattgagaatgacaaattgttgagagtattgagagaatatagaagagttttgggttatgcaattgatgatataaaaggAATAAGTCCAACAgtctgtatgcataggattttccttgagccaaatagtaaaccttccattgaacatcaaagaagattaaatcctacaatgaaggatgttgtgaaaaaggaaatcctaaaattactagctgctggaattatttaccctatttctgacagtgagtgggttagtcctgtgcatgttgtaccaaaaaaaggtggggtgagttgttaaaaatgaaaataatgaattgatacccactagaatcatacaggttggagaatgtgcatagactataggaagttgaacaatgccacaagaaaagaccattttccccttccttttatggatcaaatgttagagagattagccaagcattcattcttttgttacttagatggatattctggtttctttcaaattccaatccatcctgatgaccaagaaaaaactacctttacatGTCCCTATGGCActtttgcatatcgaaggatgccattcggattgtgtaatgcacctggcacatttcaaaggtgcatgatggctattttttctgattttattgaagaaattatggaggtcttcatggatgacttttcagtatatggaactaattttgattcatgcttgactaatttgtctaagattttgcagagatgtgctgataatgatctggtgttgaattgggagaaatgccactttatggtccaagaggggatcgttctagggcatttaatctcaaataggggaattgaagtggatagagctaaaatagaaattattgaaaaaatgccacctccaaccactgtcaaaggagtgcggagtttccttggacatgctgggttttaccggcgatttattcaggatttttctaaacttgctaaacccttaacaaatcttttgaatcatgatgttaaatttgattttaatcaagattgtatggttgctttttgcaggttaaagacggccttaacaacagctcctattatgcaacccccggattggactttgccattcgaaattatgtgtgatgcaagcgagtttgctgttggagctgtccttggccagcgaaaagatagaaaaccttatgccatttactatgcaagccgaacccttgatgaagctcaagtcaattacgccacaactgaaaaggagttccttgcggtagtatttgcactcaataagttTCGTTCTTTTTTTGTCAACTCAAATGTAATTGTTTTCACTGATATTGCAGAAATAAGGTattttatgagcaagaaagaagcttaATATTGGTTGATTAGATTGAttttattacttcaagaatttgatttggaaataaaagataaaaagggtgttgagaatgtggtggtgatcacctttctaggataaaacgaaaataaagatgatgaaattgtgccaattgatgagtttttcatgaatgagcattgtatgtgttgaattctgcacttccatggtttgtcttgatattgtgaatttcttgtcttgtggtgtcttgccacctgatttatcttggcagcaaaagaaaagattcttgcatgatgttaaattttattcttgggaagaacctcttttgtttaggagatgcaatgatggaataattaggagatgtataccagaggaagaaatgcatgatgttatttaccattgtcattcctctgaatatggtggtcattttagtgtctcaaaagcTGTTgaaaagtcttgacatcaggtttctattggcttaaaatgtttaaacatgtgagagactttgtaagtgtgtgataggtgtcaaagggtaggcaacatttccaaaagagatgagatgccccaataccatattagaagttgaattatttgatgtgtgggaattgatttcatggggccatttccatcttcttatgggaataaatatatcttggtaggggtggactatgtatctaaatgggtagaagctattgctacacctaccaatgatgcaaaagttgtggtgaaatttcaaaaaatttgttttgactgtttggtgccccacgtgccataatcagtgatggtggtagccatttttgcaaccaccaatttgaaaattgatgagaaaatatggggtaaagcataggattgccaca belongs to Hevea brasiliensis isolate MT/VB/25A 57/8 chromosome 4, ASM3005281v1, whole genome shotgun sequence and includes:
- the LOC131179122 gene encoding nucleoside hydrolase 3 isoform X1, encoding MDETVCRFAANIFLKFVIGIQKMLLQRTFWVVFVLITGLAAANLHTVEGRPHRILLDTDVDTDDFFALLYILKLNRSEFDLEAITINANAWTDAGHAVNQIYDILYMMDRDDIPVGVGGEGGILEDGTILPNVGGYLPIIEQGNSTAGGCRYRQAIPLGLGGRLDIDTNYGLRKAFLPQGRRKYSPLRQPTAQQVLMDKISAGPITVFIIGAHTNFAIFLMNNPQLKKNVKHIYIMGGGVRSRNPTGCCAKNSSSSCQPRQCGDRGNLFTDYTSNPYAEFNIFGDPFAAYQVIHSGIPVTLVPLDATNTIPINEDFFETFENSQHTYEAQYCFQSLKMARDTWFDDQFYTSYFMWDSFTSGVAVSIMSNLHNQNGENEFAEMEYMNITVVTSNEPYGIYDGSNPFFDGRKVPVFNLKKGGVHSGHVQTGLRDPFCVVQNGKGRCQDGYTKEVTGSQGVRVLVATRAKRNPDTSSKLDRAYFKSFLDVLNHPQKTGRFNFTTQFPFYKEVHYKPDFRSKKLGKPVVFDMDMSAGDFLALFYLLKLPVEVINLKAIIVSPTGWANAATIDVVYDLLHMMGRDDIPVGLGDVFAINQSDSIFSAVGDCKYVKAIPHGSGGFLDSDTLYGLARNLPRSPRRYTAENSAKFGAPRDTDHPELRQPLALEIWDSVVQKLEPGSKISILTNGPLTNLAKIILSRKNSSSVIQDVSVVGGHISHSNLDEGNVLTIHSNEYTEMNIYLDPLAAKIVFESSLDITLIPLDAQRKTSSFSKILQKLRKTNRTPEALFALRLLSRLYRLQQTHHRYHHMDTFLGEILGAVVLAGDPLLNPILQIKPIKVLAEGVESKDGQIVVDEKQGKLVKILESVDPVVYYDVFTMQLGVKNQSAVVGSFEEQRRMWSSQPNS
- the LOC131179122 gene encoding nucleoside hydrolase 3 isoform X2, which encodes MLLQRTFWVVFVLITGLAAANLHTVEGRPHRILLDTDVDTDDFFALLYILKLNRSEFDLEAITINANAWTDAGHAVNQIYDILYMMDRDDIPVGVGGEGGILEDGTILPNVGGYLPIIEQGNSTAGGCRYRQAIPLGLGGRLDIDTNYGLRKAFLPQGRRKYSPLRQPTAQQVLMDKISAGPITVFIIGAHTNFAIFLMNNPQLKKNVKHIYIMGGGVRSRNPTGCCAKNSSSSCQPRQCGDRGNLFTDYTSNPYAEFNIFGDPFAAYQVIHSGIPVTLVPLDATNTIPINEDFFETFENSQHTYEAQYCFQSLKMARDTWFDDQFYTSYFMWDSFTSGVAVSIMSNLHNQNGENEFAEMEYMNITVVTSNEPYGIYDGSNPFFDGRKVPVFNLKKGGVHSGHVQTGLRDPFCVVQNGKGRCQDGYTKEVTGSQGVRVLVATRAKRNPDTSSKLDRAYFKSFLDVLNHPQKTGRFNFTTQFPFYKEVHYKPDFRSKKLGKPVVFDMDMSAGDFLALFYLLKLPVEVINLKAIIVSPTGWANAATIDVVYDLLHMMGRDDIPVGLGDVFAINQSDSIFSAVGDCKYVKAIPHGSGGFLDSDTLYGLARNLPRSPRRYTAENSAKFGAPRDTDHPELRQPLALEIWDSVVQKLEPGSKISILTNGPLTNLAKIILSRKNSSSVIQDVSVVGGHISHSNLDEGNVLTIHSNEYTEMNIYLDPLAAKIVFESSLDITLIPLDAQRKTSSFSKILQKLRKTNRTPEALFALRLLSRLYRLQQTHHRYHHMDTFLGEILGAVVLAGDPLLNPILQIKPIKVLAEGVESKDGQIVVDEKQGKLVKILESVDPVVYYDVFTMQLGVKNQSAVVGSFEEQRRMWSSQPNS